Proteins encoded together in one Mycolicibacter minnesotensis window:
- a CDS encoding dolichyl-phosphate-mannose--protein mannosyltransferase, which translates to MSAPTTTRPTAGLERTVPMISPGLLVPVADFGPTDRARGWAVTAAVTLLAAVTRFSNLYSPTDAGTPIFDEKHYAPQAWQMLHNHGVEDNPGYGLVVHPPVGKQLIAIGEALFGYNGLGWRFSSALLGVLAIALLVRIVRRMTRSTLAGGIAGLLLVADGVSFVAARTALLDGFLTFFVVAAFGALIVDRDQVRMRMHSVLTEGRVGATPWGPRLGVRWWRFGAGVLLGLACATKWSGLYFVVFFGAMSLAFDVAARRQYRVRRPWLGTLRRDVTPTAYALALIPFGVYLASYAPWFASETGVDRHEAGQSIGLESRLPIPDALRSLWHYTYQAYHFHAGLTNAAGNHHPWESKPWTWPMSLRPVLYAMDQHDVPGCGAQSCVKAVMLVGTPALWWVAVPVLGYALWRSLVRHDWRYAAALVGYCAGWLPWFADIGRQMYFFYAVPMAPFLAMLVALICVDIVNAGRTGTLERWALGLLAVSCYVALVLTNFAWLYPILTGVPIAPATWNMEIWLPSWA; encoded by the coding sequence ATGAGCGCTCCGACCACCACCAGGCCCACGGCCGGGTTGGAGCGCACTGTTCCGATGATCAGCCCGGGACTATTGGTGCCGGTGGCCGATTTTGGGCCTACCGACCGGGCCCGGGGCTGGGCGGTGACCGCGGCGGTGACACTGCTGGCCGCGGTGACCCGGTTCTCCAACCTCTACTCGCCGACCGACGCGGGCACCCCGATCTTCGACGAGAAGCACTACGCCCCGCAGGCCTGGCAGATGCTGCACAACCACGGAGTCGAGGACAACCCCGGCTACGGCCTGGTGGTGCACCCGCCGGTGGGCAAGCAATTGATCGCGATCGGCGAGGCTTTGTTCGGCTACAACGGGCTGGGATGGCGGTTCAGCAGTGCACTGCTCGGAGTGCTCGCGATCGCGCTGCTGGTTCGGATCGTGCGGCGGATGACGCGCTCGACGCTGGCTGGGGGAATCGCCGGGCTGCTGCTGGTGGCCGACGGCGTCAGCTTCGTCGCGGCGCGCACCGCGCTGCTGGACGGCTTTCTGACCTTCTTCGTGGTGGCCGCGTTCGGCGCGCTGATCGTCGACCGTGACCAGGTGCGCATGCGCATGCACTCCGTGTTGACCGAGGGCCGCGTCGGCGCGACCCCGTGGGGCCCGAGGCTGGGGGTGCGCTGGTGGCGCTTCGGCGCGGGGGTGCTGCTCGGACTGGCCTGTGCCACCAAGTGGTCGGGGCTGTATTTCGTGGTGTTCTTCGGTGCGATGTCGCTGGCATTCGACGTGGCCGCGCGACGGCAGTACCGGGTGCGGCGACCATGGCTGGGCACCCTGCGCCGTGACGTGACGCCCACCGCCTACGCCCTGGCACTGATTCCGTTCGGGGTGTACCTGGCCTCGTATGCGCCGTGGTTCGCTTCCGAGACCGGCGTGGACCGGCACGAGGCCGGCCAGTCGATCGGGCTGGAGAGCCGATTGCCGATACCGGATGCGCTGCGCTCGCTGTGGCACTACACCTACCAGGCCTATCACTTCCATGCCGGCCTGACGAACGCCGCGGGCAACCACCACCCGTGGGAATCCAAACCGTGGACGTGGCCGATGTCGCTGCGCCCGGTGCTCTACGCGATGGACCAGCACGACGTTCCCGGCTGCGGCGCCCAGTCCTGCGTCAAGGCGGTGATGCTGGTGGGCACGCCGGCACTGTGGTGGGTGGCGGTGCCGGTGCTGGGTTACGCATTGTGGCGTTCCCTGGTGCGCCACGACTGGCGCTACGCCGCGGCGCTGGTCGGCTACTGCGCCGGCTGGCTGCCCTGGTTCGCCGATATCGGTCGGCAGATGTACTTCTTCTACGCGGTGCCCATGGCGCCGTTCTTGGCGATGCTGGTGGCGCTGATCTGCGTCGACATCGTGAATGCCGGACGCACCGGCACCCTGGAGCGCTGGGCGCTGGGGCTATTGGCGGTGTCGTGTTACGTGGCGCTGGTGCTGACCAACTTCGCCTGGCTGTATCCGATCTTGACCGGGGTGCCCATCGCACCGGCCACCTGGAACATGGAGATCTGGCTGCCCAGCTGGGCGTAA
- a CDS encoding DUF732 domain-containing protein: MNRILGAAVSIGTAAMALLASAPANADDASYLAALDAAGVFRSGPPNARLSAGHRFCNQLRAGSTPDQVVNDYVRRPSFGGPSMVDDLTVNLRPVIDIAQHELCPDTLH; this comes from the coding sequence ATGAATCGGATTCTGGGTGCCGCCGTGTCGATCGGGACCGCCGCCATGGCGCTGCTCGCCAGCGCGCCGGCGAACGCCGACGACGCCAGCTACCTCGCCGCGCTCGATGCCGCCGGTGTCTTCCGATCCGGTCCGCCCAATGCCCGCCTGTCAGCCGGGCACCGGTTCTGCAACCAACTGCGTGCCGGGTCCACCCCAGACCAGGTGGTCAACGACTACGTGCGGCGCCCCTCTTTCGGTGGGCCGTCCATGGTCGACGATCTGACCGTCAACCTGCGCCCGGTGATCGACATCGCCCAGCACGAGCTGTGCCCTGACACCTTGCACTGA
- a CDS encoding TetR family transcriptional regulator, which produces MTVQPPLPFARARNAAQRQDRLSQITTVTRELLTHRRATALTLTDVAMAAGLAKSGILRYVGSREALLLQVMHAEHLDWIDALTEELPGTAAPTALARTLAARPVLCDLISASPALIAQLDRSELSVLTAQASDAQQRLGAALRPALPLSDDQLRALTAAVHAFTGTTWAWTDPHAIQPMVTDFTSTLTRLLTVFIAGLASTG; this is translated from the coding sequence ATGACGGTTCAGCCTCCCCTGCCGTTCGCCCGAGCCCGCAACGCTGCGCAACGTCAAGACCGCTTGTCCCAGATCACCACCGTCACACGCGAGCTACTGACACATAGGCGGGCGACCGCGCTGACGCTGACCGATGTGGCCATGGCGGCCGGCCTGGCGAAATCGGGCATCTTGCGTTACGTCGGCTCACGCGAGGCCCTGCTGCTGCAGGTGATGCATGCGGAGCATCTGGACTGGATCGACGCGCTGACCGAAGAACTGCCCGGTACCGCCGCGCCGACAGCCCTGGCCCGCACCCTGGCCGCCCGCCCCGTACTGTGCGACCTCATTTCGGCCTCACCCGCACTGATCGCCCAGCTCGACCGGTCGGAGCTGAGCGTGCTGACGGCCCAGGCGAGTGACGCCCAGCAGCGCCTCGGTGCGGCACTTCGCCCGGCGCTGCCGCTGTCTGACGATCAGCTGCGCGCACTGACCGCGGCAGTACATGCCTTCACCGGCACAACGTGGGCCTGGACCGACCCGCATGCGATCCAGCCAATGGTCACCGACTTCACCTCGACCCTTACCCGGCTACTGACAGTGTTCATCGCCGGACTGGCGTCGACGGGATGA
- the gdhA gene encoding NADP-specific glutamate dehydrogenase: MTQLNPKLQDIYDEVLRRNPGEAEFHQAVLEVLSSLGPVVVKHPEYVDRAVIRRMCEPERQIIFRVPWLDDNGNVQLNRGFRVEFNSALGPYKGGLRFHPSVYLGIIKFLGFEQIFKNSLTGLPIGGGKGGSDFDPKGRSDNEIMRFCQSFMTELYRHLGEHTDVPAGDIGVGGREIGYLFGQYKRITNRYESGVLTGKGLSWGGSQVRTEATGYGAVFFADEILKTSKDSFEGKRAVVSGSGNVAIYAIEKIHQLGGTVIAASDSSGYIVDEKGIDLELLKEIKEVKRDRIEAYAKARGGATQFVSDGSIWDVPCQIAIPSATQNELDGTHAATLAKNGCKIVAEGANMPCTPEAVKLFGEAGVTVAPGKAANAGGVATSALEMQQNASRDSWSFEYTEQRLAAIMQSIHHRCLVTADEYGAPGNYVLGANIAGFIQVADAMTAMGLI; encoded by the coding sequence ATGACCCAACTGAACCCGAAGCTGCAGGACATCTACGACGAGGTGCTGCGGCGCAACCCCGGTGAAGCCGAGTTCCACCAGGCAGTTTTGGAGGTGCTCAGCAGCCTCGGCCCGGTGGTCGTCAAGCACCCCGAGTACGTGGACCGCGCCGTTATCCGGCGGATGTGCGAGCCCGAGCGCCAGATCATCTTCCGCGTTCCGTGGCTCGACGACAACGGCAACGTGCAGCTCAACCGGGGTTTCCGGGTGGAGTTCAACTCGGCCCTGGGCCCCTACAAGGGCGGCCTGCGCTTCCACCCTTCGGTGTACCTGGGCATCATCAAGTTCCTCGGGTTCGAGCAGATCTTCAAGAACTCCCTGACCGGCCTGCCCATCGGCGGCGGCAAGGGTGGCTCGGACTTCGACCCGAAGGGCCGCTCCGACAACGAGATCATGCGGTTCTGTCAGTCCTTCATGACCGAGCTCTACCGCCACCTGGGCGAGCACACCGACGTCCCGGCTGGTGACATCGGCGTGGGCGGCCGCGAGATCGGCTACCTGTTCGGCCAGTACAAGCGCATCACCAACCGCTACGAGTCAGGCGTGCTGACCGGCAAGGGACTGAGCTGGGGTGGGTCGCAGGTACGCACCGAGGCGACCGGCTACGGCGCGGTGTTCTTCGCCGACGAGATCCTCAAGACCTCCAAGGATTCCTTCGAGGGCAAGCGCGCGGTGGTCTCCGGCTCGGGCAACGTGGCGATCTACGCGATCGAGAAGATCCACCAGCTCGGCGGCACCGTGATCGCCGCCTCGGACTCCAGCGGCTACATCGTCGATGAGAAGGGCATCGACCTGGAGCTGCTCAAGGAGATCAAAGAGGTCAAGCGCGACCGCATCGAGGCCTACGCCAAGGCCCGCGGTGGGGCGACGCAGTTCGTCAGTGACGGCTCCATCTGGGACGTGCCCTGCCAGATCGCGATCCCCTCGGCCACCCAGAACGAGCTCGACGGCACCCACGCCGCCACGCTGGCCAAAAACGGCTGCAAGATCGTCGCCGAGGGCGCCAACATGCCGTGTACCCCGGAAGCCGTCAAGCTGTTCGGCGAGGCCGGTGTCACGGTGGCTCCGGGCAAGGCGGCCAACGCCGGTGGTGTGGCCACCAGCGCGCTGGAGATGCAGCAGAACGCCTCGCGCGACTCGTGGAGCTTCGAGTACACCGAGCAGCGCCTGGCCGCGATCATGCAGAGCATTCACCACCGCTGCCTGGTCACCGCCGACGAATACGGCGCCCCCGGCAACTACGTGCTGGGCGCCAACATCGCCGGCTTCATCCAGGTTGCGGACGCCATGACCGCGATGGGCCTGATTTAG
- the rsmI gene encoding 16S rRNA (cytidine(1402)-2'-O)-methyltransferase, which translates to MSDGRLLLGATPLGQPADASARLVHALRTADVVAAEDTRRVRILAKALDVQIAGRVVSLFDANEATRVPTLLADLEAGATVLVVSDAGMPLISDPGYRLVSACAEASVPVTCLPGPSAVTTALAVSGLASERFCFEGFAPRKQAARRAWLASLADERRTCVFFESPRRLADCLRDAVDELGGDRRAVVCRELTKTHEEVRRATLAELAEWALDTVLGEITVVLAGASPRADLPTLVDEVNRLTEEGMRVKDACAQVIAAAPAAVSRRELYDAVLRSRD; encoded by the coding sequence ATGTCCGATGGTCGATTGCTGCTGGGTGCCACCCCGCTGGGGCAGCCCGCCGATGCCTCGGCGCGGTTGGTCCACGCGCTGCGCACCGCCGATGTGGTGGCCGCCGAAGACACCCGCCGAGTGCGGATACTGGCCAAGGCGCTCGACGTGCAGATCGCCGGACGGGTGGTCAGTCTGTTCGACGCCAACGAGGCGACGCGGGTGCCGACGCTGCTGGCCGACCTCGAAGCCGGTGCCACTGTTCTGGTGGTCAGTGACGCCGGAATGCCGCTGATCAGCGACCCGGGCTATCGCCTGGTGTCGGCGTGCGCCGAGGCTTCAGTACCGGTCACCTGCCTGCCCGGCCCGTCGGCGGTGACCACGGCGCTGGCGGTGTCGGGACTGGCTTCGGAGCGGTTCTGCTTCGAGGGCTTCGCGCCACGCAAGCAGGCGGCACGACGGGCGTGGCTGGCGTCGTTGGCCGACGAGCGGCGCACGTGTGTGTTCTTCGAGTCGCCGCGGCGGCTGGCCGACTGCCTGCGCGACGCGGTCGACGAGCTCGGCGGTGACCGGCGCGCGGTGGTGTGCCGGGAGCTGACCAAGACCCACGAAGAGGTGCGGCGCGCGACACTGGCCGAGTTGGCCGAATGGGCCCTCGACACCGTGCTGGGGGAGATCACCGTGGTGCTCGCCGGGGCCAGTCCGCGCGCCGATCTGCCGACGTTGGTCGATGAGGTCAACCGGCTGACCGAAGAGGGCATGCGGGTCAAAGATGCGTGTGCGCAGGTGATCGCCGCCGCGCCTGCAGCGGTGTCGCGGCGCGAACTCTACGACGCGGTGCTGCGTTCCCGGGACTGA
- a CDS encoding endonuclease domain-containing protein, with translation MREPFKGSEVMRLGGMSRGTLRWNYTAIFPDVYASKHALPTVRLRTVGAWLWSGRKAVIAGRAAAALHGARWVDAATPIELIWRNGRPPRGIIARNERVDADELVEIAGMLVTNPARTALDLGRHLPRGLAVAHLDALSRATGVTAGEALAARRPKSRGLRRSTVALELMDAGAESPKESWLRLVLIDGGLPAPTTQIRVGDDTSVAFLDMGWEAAMVAIEYDGEQHRTDRRQYARDVRRSEMLRDLGWWVIRVIKEDHPAVIVARTREALARRPAVRLPPRL, from the coding sequence ATGCGCGAGCCGTTCAAAGGGAGCGAGGTGATGCGCCTCGGCGGCATGAGCCGCGGCACGCTGCGATGGAACTACACTGCGATCTTTCCCGACGTCTACGCCAGCAAGCACGCGCTGCCGACCGTGCGGCTCCGCACCGTCGGCGCCTGGCTGTGGTCGGGCCGCAAAGCAGTGATCGCCGGGCGCGCAGCGGCCGCCCTCCACGGTGCGCGCTGGGTCGATGCCGCCACGCCGATCGAGCTGATTTGGCGCAACGGGCGCCCGCCCCGGGGCATCATCGCGCGCAACGAACGCGTCGACGCCGACGAACTGGTCGAGATCGCCGGGATGCTGGTGACCAATCCGGCCCGGACCGCGCTGGACCTGGGCCGCCACCTGCCCCGCGGGCTCGCGGTGGCGCATCTCGATGCCTTGAGCCGAGCGACCGGCGTCACCGCCGGCGAAGCCCTGGCGGCCCGTCGTCCCAAGTCGCGCGGGCTGCGCCGGTCGACGGTCGCACTTGAGCTGATGGATGCGGGCGCCGAGTCACCCAAGGAGAGCTGGCTACGGCTGGTGTTGATCGATGGCGGACTACCGGCGCCCACCACGCAGATCCGCGTCGGCGACGACACCTCGGTGGCATTCCTGGACATGGGTTGGGAGGCCGCGATGGTGGCGATCGAGTACGACGGCGAGCAGCACCGGACCGACCGCAGGCAGTACGCGCGGGATGTGCGCCGCAGCGAGATGCTCCGGGACCTGGGCTGGTGGGTCATCAGGGTGATCAAAGAGGACCACCCGGCCGTCATCGTCGCCCGAACACGCGAGGCACTCGCGCGACGCCCCGCCGTGAGACTGCCGCCAAGGTTGTGA
- a CDS encoding alpha-ketoglutarate-dependent dioxygenase AlkB: MAIPVQDSLFNLSERRQLDDGAWLDVRPGWLSDEGTDLLGELQAAIAWRAERRRMYDRVLDVPRLVSFHDLASGDAPHPVLGRLRRRLNDIYAGELGEPFTTAGLCLYRHGGDSVAWHGDTLGRGATQDTMVAIVSVGATRTLALRPRAGGPALRLAQHHGDLVVMGGSCQRTWEHAIPKTANPTGPRISIQFRPRGVR; encoded by the coding sequence GTGGCGATACCGGTACAGGATTCGCTGTTCAACCTCAGCGAACGACGACAGCTCGACGACGGGGCGTGGCTCGACGTTCGTCCCGGCTGGCTGTCTGACGAAGGCACCGATCTGCTCGGCGAACTGCAGGCGGCCATTGCTTGGCGGGCCGAACGGCGCCGGATGTATGACCGGGTTCTCGATGTGCCCCGGCTGGTGAGCTTCCACGATCTCGCATCCGGGGACGCCCCGCACCCGGTGCTCGGCAGGCTGCGCCGCCGGCTCAACGACATCTACGCCGGGGAACTCGGCGAGCCGTTCACCACCGCGGGCCTGTGCCTCTACCGCCACGGCGGCGACAGCGTGGCCTGGCACGGCGACACCCTCGGCCGCGGCGCCACCCAGGACACCATGGTCGCGATCGTCAGCGTCGGCGCCACCCGCACCCTGGCCCTACGGCCGCGCGCGGGCGGGCCCGCCCTGCGATTGGCGCAACACCACGGCGACCTGGTGGTGATGGGGGGCTCGTGTCAGCGGACCTGGGAGCACGCCATCCCGAAGACGGCCAACCCCACCGGGCCGCGGATCAGCATTCAGTTCCGCCCGCGGGGTGTGCGGTAG
- a CDS encoding DUF5642 family protein: MLTLRTVLTIGCVGLLAACSSGPAEVSADIAKVGEVRSSFGPEFQVKVVPRTGIDPKLLAGTALPPGLNFDPADCSKFAVGQQLPQGVQGNMSAVAAEGKGGRFITIALETSEPVPVTEPGRTCRRIGFSGAQMRGLIETIDAPHIDGVTTLGVHRVIEAVTGGKSRVGELYNYSAYFGPYQVIVTANPLVVPSKPVVPVDTARARELLVSAVAAIRN; encoded by the coding sequence ATGTTGACCCTTCGCACGGTGCTGACCATCGGCTGTGTCGGCCTGCTCGCCGCCTGTAGCTCCGGGCCGGCAGAGGTCTCCGCCGACATCGCCAAGGTGGGCGAGGTCAGGTCGTCCTTCGGGCCGGAATTTCAGGTCAAGGTCGTCCCACGAACCGGGATCGACCCGAAGCTGTTGGCGGGCACCGCACTGCCCCCGGGCCTGAACTTTGATCCGGCCGACTGCTCGAAGTTCGCCGTCGGCCAGCAACTGCCGCAGGGCGTGCAGGGCAACATGTCCGCCGTTGCCGCCGAAGGCAAGGGCGGCCGGTTCATCACCATCGCCCTGGAGACCTCGGAGCCTGTTCCGGTCACCGAACCCGGGCGCACCTGCCGGCGGATCGGCTTCTCCGGTGCGCAGATGCGCGGACTGATCGAAACGATCGACGCACCGCACATCGACGGCGTCACCACCCTGGGTGTGCACCGGGTGATCGAGGCGGTGACCGGGGGCAAGTCTCGGGTGGGTGAGCTTTACAACTACTCGGCCTACTTCGGCCCGTACCAGGTGATCGTCACTGCCAACCCGCTGGTGGTGCCATCCAAGCCGGTGGTTCCGGTCGACACCGCACGGGCACGCGAGTTGCTGGTGTCAGCCGTGGCCGCGATCCGGAACTGA
- a CDS encoding EcsC family protein, whose translation MASSGRSDMSRYERREWDALLDAAAARETPGWFEGLSQGITDRAKQVATQVRSGVEQVPGATAAIGKADQLTTKALETLHVLLVERGLNSVKPDTVFATFADIGVTLQSYEQVKGLDMSYCDRSMPRRKERYIALAAAEGAASSLAVTGSAVSSVVTGGTSMTVAASAVIADVTAVLVGMGRIVALVAAHYGYDVREPDEQAFASGVIAYSAAGNAAEKAAALASLSRLTELMMRQESWHELQPQQADNVIQQVSMALGFRLAKNKLAQAVPVLGAVVNGGLNARIAQRTFERSQQAYRLRFLTEKHDLDAGRWAPAVEPGEVVEIPLVDQILARSGDGAATD comes from the coding sequence GTGGCGTCGTCTGGCCGGTCGGACATGTCCCGTTACGAGCGCAGGGAATGGGACGCGCTACTGGATGCGGCCGCCGCCCGCGAGACACCCGGATGGTTCGAGGGACTCAGTCAGGGCATCACGGATCGCGCCAAGCAGGTGGCGACCCAAGTTCGCTCGGGAGTCGAACAGGTCCCGGGCGCCACGGCCGCCATCGGCAAGGCCGACCAGCTCACCACCAAGGCCCTGGAAACGCTGCACGTCCTGCTCGTCGAGCGGGGACTCAATTCGGTCAAACCGGACACGGTCTTTGCCACGTTCGCTGACATTGGCGTCACGCTGCAGTCCTATGAGCAGGTCAAAGGGCTCGACATGTCGTACTGCGACCGCTCGATGCCACGCCGCAAGGAGCGCTATATCGCGTTGGCCGCGGCCGAGGGTGCGGCGTCGTCGCTGGCGGTGACGGGCTCGGCGGTGTCGAGCGTGGTCACAGGCGGCACGAGCATGACGGTGGCTGCCTCAGCCGTCATAGCCGACGTGACCGCGGTGCTGGTGGGCATGGGGCGGATCGTGGCTCTGGTTGCGGCGCACTACGGCTACGACGTCCGTGAGCCCGACGAGCAGGCGTTTGCCTCCGGCGTGATCGCCTATTCCGCTGCCGGCAACGCCGCGGAGAAGGCTGCGGCATTGGCGTCGCTCTCGCGACTGACCGAGCTGATGATGCGCCAGGAGTCGTGGCATGAACTCCAGCCGCAGCAGGCGGACAACGTGATCCAGCAGGTCTCCATGGCGTTGGGATTTCGGTTGGCGAAAAACAAGCTGGCGCAGGCGGTTCCGGTGCTGGGCGCGGTGGTCAACGGCGGGCTCAACGCCCGCATCGCACAGCGGACCTTCGAACGCTCCCAACAGGCTTATCGATTGCGGTTCCTCACCGAGAAACATGATCTGGATGCCGGTCGGTGGGCGCCGGCGGTGGAACCCGGCGAAGTTGTCGAGATCCCCCTGGTGGACCAGATCCTGGCGCGGTCCGGCGACGGCGCCGCGACGGACTGA
- a CDS encoding GNAT family N-acetyltransferase, with translation MVNSRRDPESTALDAARPAADLGDMEIFAGCSAADVAPLAAGLRPLRAAAGTDLMHQGEQALTFLLISSGSAVVKHVGDDGAVAVNEVTAGMVVGEIALLRQGLRTATVTTVTALTGWIGDEHTFHDMVQIPEVMGRLVRIARQRLAAYISAVPIQARDGTPLLLRPVLPGDSARTLQGHVEFSGETLYRRFQTTRTPSPALMHYLFEVDYADHFVWVVTELDGSFVADGRFVRDPENPTFAEIAFIVGDSYQGRGIGTFLVGAVSVIARLEGIEKFTARVLSENAPMRAILDRLGAYWERDDPGVVTTVLDVPTQDQLSFDRATAEQIKEVGRQAIQAVG, from the coding sequence ATGGTGAACTCGCGGCGGGACCCGGAATCCACAGCGCTCGACGCCGCGCGGCCAGCCGCCGACCTGGGGGACATGGAGATCTTCGCCGGATGCTCAGCGGCTGACGTGGCGCCGCTGGCCGCCGGGTTGCGGCCGCTGCGGGCTGCCGCCGGTACCGATCTGATGCACCAAGGCGAACAGGCGCTCACCTTCCTGCTCATCTCATCGGGATCAGCAGTGGTGAAACATGTCGGCGACGATGGCGCCGTGGCGGTCAACGAGGTGACCGCCGGCATGGTGGTGGGCGAGATCGCACTGCTGCGCCAGGGTCTGCGGACGGCCACCGTCACCACCGTGACGGCGCTGACCGGCTGGATCGGCGACGAGCACACCTTCCACGACATGGTGCAGATCCCCGAGGTCATGGGCCGGCTGGTGCGGATCGCACGCCAACGGCTGGCCGCCTACATCTCCGCGGTGCCCATCCAGGCCCGCGACGGCACCCCGCTGTTGTTGCGTCCGGTGCTGCCCGGCGACAGTGCGCGGACCCTGCAGGGCCACGTCGAATTCTCCGGGGAGACGCTGTACCGGCGGTTCCAGACCACCCGAACCCCCAGCCCCGCGTTGATGCACTATCTGTTCGAGGTCGACTACGCCGACCACTTCGTGTGGGTGGTCACCGAGCTCGATGGTTCGTTCGTCGCCGATGGTCGATTCGTCCGAGATCCGGAGAACCCCACGTTCGCCGAGATCGCCTTCATCGTCGGCGACAGCTATCAGGGGCGCGGTATCGGCACGTTCCTGGTGGGAGCGGTATCGGTGATCGCCCGGTTGGAGGGGATCGAGAAGTTCACCGCGCGGGTGCTCTCGGAGAACGCGCCTATGCGCGCCATCCTCGATCGGCTAGGCGCTTACTGGGAGCGCGACGATCCCGGCGTCGTCACCACCGTTCTCGACGTCCCCACTCAGGACCAGCTGTCGTTCGACCGTGCGACCGCCGAGCAGATCAAAGAAGTTGGCCGCCAAGCGATCCAAGCGGTGGGGTGA
- a CDS encoding SCO6745 family protein — protein sequence MSEPSQARALWRLLEPLHAVVYFSPEPLAALDAAGYRGFWMGYFAGRAAPLGAVGADVVHAAFYNFSFERVAKAVPAAWDFAPPEVALRAREHGAVAALRRQLADAADGPAVERAAELASRVAAAVPLAGRVLGAANHALPLPEQPLARLWHAATVLREHRGDGHIAALLAAGIGGRESHVFHAAASGAPRRTYELARGFTDDEWARLTTALRDRGLAGAEGLTPHGVRLKAQIEEQTDRLAAPAYDALTAAERDELVSALRPLTRAVVATGEIPLDSPMGLDLRQALNGQ from the coding sequence ATGAGCGAGCCGTCGCAGGCCCGAGCACTGTGGCGCCTGTTGGAGCCGCTACACGCGGTGGTCTACTTCTCGCCGGAACCCCTGGCCGCACTCGACGCCGCCGGCTACCGCGGCTTCTGGATGGGATATTTCGCGGGTCGGGCCGCGCCGCTGGGTGCGGTCGGCGCCGACGTTGTGCACGCGGCGTTCTACAACTTCTCCTTCGAACGTGTTGCCAAAGCGGTGCCCGCCGCATGGGACTTCGCCCCGCCCGAAGTGGCGCTGCGGGCTCGAGAACACGGCGCCGTCGCAGCACTGCGGCGCCAGCTCGCGGACGCGGCGGACGGCCCCGCGGTGGAGCGTGCGGCCGAACTCGCGTCGCGGGTGGCGGCTGCGGTGCCCCTGGCCGGCCGGGTGTTGGGGGCTGCCAACCATGCACTGCCGCTGCCCGAACAGCCCCTGGCGAGGTTGTGGCATGCTGCCACGGTTCTGCGTGAACATCGCGGCGATGGCCATATCGCGGCGCTTCTGGCCGCCGGCATCGGCGGCCGTGAGTCGCATGTGTTTCATGCCGCGGCCTCGGGCGCCCCGCGCCGCACCTACGAGCTCGCGCGCGGGTTCACCGATGACGAGTGGGCCCGGCTCACCACCGCACTGCGCGACAGGGGGCTGGCCGGAGCAGAGGGACTCACCCCGCACGGTGTCCGGCTCAAGGCGCAGATCGAAGAACAGACCGATCGGCTCGCCGCCCCGGCGTATGACGCGTTGACCGCCGCCGAACGTGACGAGTTGGTCAGCGCATTGCGCCCGTTGACCCGCGCCGTGGTGGCGACCGGCGAGATCCCGCTGGATTCCCCGATGGGGCTGGATCTTCGCCAGGCCCTGAACGGGCAGTGA
- a CDS encoding SRPBCC family protein, producing MVRRYACVIQRHSTASPQALFALVSDGARWSHWAGPLIPYSTWESMSPAGDAGVGAIRAVGRRARPTREQVTIHEPPVRHGYTLLAGGPIHDYRAEVTFVEEVGGTRVTWRGRYETRWRAVGVGYWLVLRVVLGTLTRNLVAAAERQAV from the coding sequence ATGGTTCGCCGATACGCGTGCGTAATCCAGAGACACAGCACGGCATCACCGCAGGCCCTGTTCGCCCTGGTTTCCGACGGGGCTCGGTGGTCGCATTGGGCCGGGCCCCTGATTCCCTACTCGACGTGGGAGTCCATGAGCCCTGCCGGCGATGCCGGCGTCGGTGCGATCCGGGCCGTTGGCAGACGCGCGCGGCCGACCCGCGAGCAGGTGACCATCCACGAACCACCCGTACGGCACGGCTACACCTTGCTGGCCGGCGGGCCGATCCACGACTACCGCGCTGAGGTCACATTCGTCGAGGAAGTCGGCGGCACGCGGGTAACTTGGCGCGGAAGATACGAGACGCGTTGGCGGGCAGTCGGAGTGGGCTACTGGTTGGTCCTGCGCGTTGTACTGGGGACGCTGACGCGCAACCTCGTCGCTGCCGCGGAACGCCAGGCGGTCTAG